From a single Accipiter gentilis chromosome 8, bAccGen1.1, whole genome shotgun sequence genomic region:
- the EFCAB14 gene encoding EF-hand calcium-binding domain-containing protein 14 isoform X1 → MKKRKELNALIGLAADGRRKKPAKKGSGHRLLRTEPPASDSESSSEEDEFAGARGRCGKGDYLRCCKFCYPLCAFVILAACVVACVGLVWMQVALKEDLDAIKEKFRTMESNQKTSFQEIPKLNEDLVQKQKQLEQIETGELGLNKIWINITEINKQISLLTSTVNHLKNNIKSASDLISLPLTVEKLQKTVANIGSTLTSVSHDVENIQTAIEEYKKSIEILQNDVKELKQIPSLPSTIVPRTERNQTENCKKVFFSLARGILLQVSLESQSLHAALEELNNTVVAYQKLNDIKLLNVDSAIGNLSRRVMLLENSPLAVNNLDKRENLSTNVANDATTSLKVENEDQLDNETHSNKELKETGPRDSQVSKLKEKLQLISALTGKPENDKPIETSKNVESSLSTTAKPTDLSRLASRSADDITESNGQLRHLSLPGISSIRDLQNLFEKATEDTGGKLSYEDLQKLLGSTAQESQSFKKFDTDGDEKYSLQELRLALGI, encoded by the exons ATGAAGAAGCGGAAGGAGCTGAACGCCCTCATCGGCCTGGCCGCCGACGGCCGCAGGAAGAAGCCCGCCAAGAAGGGCTCGGGCCACCGGCTGCTGCGCACCGAGCCGCCCGCCTCCGACTCCGAGTCCAGCTCCGAGGAGGACGAGTTCGCCGGGGCGCGGGGACGTTGCGGCAA GGGAGACTATCTACGATGCTGCAAATTCTGTTATCCATTATGTGCGTTTGTCATTCTTGCCGCTTGTGTGGTAGCATGCGTTGGCTTAGTCTGGATGCAGGTGGCTCTCAAAGAGGATCTGGATGCAATAAAGGAGAAGTTTCGAACTA tggaatcTAATCAGAAGACATCATTCCAAGAAATTCCTAAACTGAATGAAGATTTGGTGCAGAAGCAAAAGCAACTAGAACAAATTGAGACTGGCGAACTGGGGCTAAATAAAATTTGGATAAATATCACAGAGATCAATAAACAG ATATCACTATTAACCTCAACAGTAAATCATCTCAAAAACAACATAAAGTCTGCTTCTGATctgatttctcttcctctcaCAGTAGAGAAACTTCAGAAG ACTGTAGCAAACATAGGTAGCACGCTTACCAGTGTTTCTCATGATGTTGAAAATATACAGACAGCTATTGAAGAATACAAGAAATCCATAGAAATACTCCAGAATGATGTG AAGGAATTAAAACAGATACCTTCACTTCCTTCCACTATTGTGCCACGGACTGAGAGAAATCAGACCGAAAATtgcaaaaaggtatttttctcccTTGCACGGGGAATATTGTTACAAGTATCACTG GAAAGCCAGTCACTGCATGCAGCTTTGGAAGAGCTAAATAATACTGTAGTGGCGTACCAAAAGTTGAATGACATCAAGCTTCTAAATGTGGATTCAGCCATTGGTAACCTTAGCCGGAGGGTTATGCTGTTAGAAAACTCTCCCCTTGCTGTGAATAATCTGGACAAAAGAGAGAACTTGTCTACCAATGTG GCAAATGATGCAACTACCTCTCTGAAAGTAGAAAATGAAGATCAACTAGATAATGAAACTCATTCAAATAAAGAACTGAAG GAAACAGGACCTAGAGATTCTCAGGTATCAAAACTAAAAGAGAAGCTTCAGCTGATCAGTGCTCTCACAGGCAAGCCAGAAAATGACAAACCCATTGAGACATCAAAGAATG TTGAAAGTAGTCTGAGTACTACAGCAAAGCCCACAGACCTTTCAAGGCTGGCTTCAAGGTCAGCTGATGACATCACAGAGAGTAATGGACAGCTGAGACATCTGTCCTTACCAGGAATTTCCAGCATCAGAG ATCTTCAGAATTTGTTTGAAAAAGCAACTGAAGATACTGGTGGAAAACTATCATATGAAGATCTTCAAAAGCTGCTTGGCTCTACAGCCCAAGAGTCACAGAGCTTTAAGAAATTTGACACAGATGGAGATGAGAAATACTCATTACAAGAACTGAGATTAGCATTAGGTATATAG
- the EFCAB14 gene encoding EF-hand calcium-binding domain-containing protein 14 isoform X2, with amino-acid sequence MKKRKELNALIGLAADGRRKKPAKKGSGHRLLRTEPPASDSESSSEEDEFAGARGRCGKGDYLRCCKFCYPLCAFVILAACVVACVGLVWMQVALKEDLDAIKEKFRTMESNQKTSFQEIPKLNEDLVQKQKQLEQIETGELGLNKIWINITEINKQISLLTSTVNHLKNNIKSASDLISLPLTVEKLQKTVANIGSTLTSVSHDVENIQTAIEEYKKSIEILQNDVKELKQIPSLPSTIVPRTERNQTENCKKESQSLHAALEELNNTVVAYQKLNDIKLLNVDSAIGNLSRRVMLLENSPLAVNNLDKRENLSTNVANDATTSLKVENEDQLDNETHSNKELKETGPRDSQVSKLKEKLQLISALTGKPENDKPIETSKNVESSLSTTAKPTDLSRLASRSADDITESNGQLRHLSLPGISSIRDLQNLFEKATEDTGGKLSYEDLQKLLGSTAQESQSFKKFDTDGDEKYSLQELRLALGI; translated from the exons ATGAAGAAGCGGAAGGAGCTGAACGCCCTCATCGGCCTGGCCGCCGACGGCCGCAGGAAGAAGCCCGCCAAGAAGGGCTCGGGCCACCGGCTGCTGCGCACCGAGCCGCCCGCCTCCGACTCCGAGTCCAGCTCCGAGGAGGACGAGTTCGCCGGGGCGCGGGGACGTTGCGGCAA GGGAGACTATCTACGATGCTGCAAATTCTGTTATCCATTATGTGCGTTTGTCATTCTTGCCGCTTGTGTGGTAGCATGCGTTGGCTTAGTCTGGATGCAGGTGGCTCTCAAAGAGGATCTGGATGCAATAAAGGAGAAGTTTCGAACTA tggaatcTAATCAGAAGACATCATTCCAAGAAATTCCTAAACTGAATGAAGATTTGGTGCAGAAGCAAAAGCAACTAGAACAAATTGAGACTGGCGAACTGGGGCTAAATAAAATTTGGATAAATATCACAGAGATCAATAAACAG ATATCACTATTAACCTCAACAGTAAATCATCTCAAAAACAACATAAAGTCTGCTTCTGATctgatttctcttcctctcaCAGTAGAGAAACTTCAGAAG ACTGTAGCAAACATAGGTAGCACGCTTACCAGTGTTTCTCATGATGTTGAAAATATACAGACAGCTATTGAAGAATACAAGAAATCCATAGAAATACTCCAGAATGATGTG AAGGAATTAAAACAGATACCTTCACTTCCTTCCACTATTGTGCCACGGACTGAGAGAAATCAGACCGAAAATtgcaaaaag GAAAGCCAGTCACTGCATGCAGCTTTGGAAGAGCTAAATAATACTGTAGTGGCGTACCAAAAGTTGAATGACATCAAGCTTCTAAATGTGGATTCAGCCATTGGTAACCTTAGCCGGAGGGTTATGCTGTTAGAAAACTCTCCCCTTGCTGTGAATAATCTGGACAAAAGAGAGAACTTGTCTACCAATGTG GCAAATGATGCAACTACCTCTCTGAAAGTAGAAAATGAAGATCAACTAGATAATGAAACTCATTCAAATAAAGAACTGAAG GAAACAGGACCTAGAGATTCTCAGGTATCAAAACTAAAAGAGAAGCTTCAGCTGATCAGTGCTCTCACAGGCAAGCCAGAAAATGACAAACCCATTGAGACATCAAAGAATG TTGAAAGTAGTCTGAGTACTACAGCAAAGCCCACAGACCTTTCAAGGCTGGCTTCAAGGTCAGCTGATGACATCACAGAGAGTAATGGACAGCTGAGACATCTGTCCTTACCAGGAATTTCCAGCATCAGAG ATCTTCAGAATTTGTTTGAAAAAGCAACTGAAGATACTGGTGGAAAACTATCATATGAAGATCTTCAAAAGCTGCTTGGCTCTACAGCCCAAGAGTCACAGAGCTTTAAGAAATTTGACACAGATGGAGATGAGAAATACTCATTACAAGAACTGAGATTAGCATTAGGTATATAG